One stretch of Pseudomonas sp. NC02 DNA includes these proteins:
- the iolC gene encoding 5-dehydro-2-deoxygluconokinase produces the protein MGQTRFASGRQLDLICLGRLGVDLYAQQVGARLEDVSSFAKYLGGSSANIAFGTARLGLKSAMLSRVGDDHMGRFLLESLAREGCDVSGIKVDPERLTALVLLGLKDRETFPLVFYRENCADMALRAEDISEAFIASSKALLITGTHFSTDGVYKASIQALDYAEKHNVKRVLDIDYRPVLWGLAGKADGETRFVADQNVSQHVQKILPRFDLIVGTEEEFLIAGGSEDLLTALRTVRGLTSATLVVKLGPQGCTVIHGDIPARLEDGAIYPGVRVEVLNVLGAGDAFMSGFLSGWLEDASDERCSQLANACGGLVVSRHACAPAMPTRAELDYLFNSPVPITRPDQDAVLQRLHQVSVPRKVWKQLFVFAFDHRWQLVELAQKGGQDPARISALKQLFIQAVERVESKLAEQGVEADVGILADQRFGQDALNAASGRGWWIARPVEVQNSRPLAFEHGRSVGSNLIAWPREQIIKCLVQFHPDDEPLLRLEQEAQLKALYQASLVSGHELLLEVVPPKDHPSTYPDVLYRSLKRLYNLGIYPAWWKIEAQSAADWKKLDELIQERDPYCRGVVLLGLNASAECLADGFQQASQSQTCRGFAVGRTIFQEPSRAWLAGEIDDQTLIEQVQCIFEQLINAWRSSRS, from the coding sequence ATGGGCCAGACTCGTTTTGCCAGTGGGCGTCAATTGGATCTGATTTGCCTGGGACGCCTGGGCGTCGACCTTTACGCACAACAAGTGGGTGCACGGCTGGAGGATGTCTCGAGCTTCGCCAAGTACCTCGGCGGTTCCTCCGCCAACATCGCGTTCGGCACCGCGCGGCTGGGGCTCAAGTCGGCGATGTTGAGCCGGGTAGGGGACGACCACATGGGGCGTTTCCTGCTGGAGTCCCTGGCCCGCGAAGGCTGTGACGTCAGCGGCATCAAGGTCGACCCGGAACGCCTCACCGCCCTGGTGCTGCTGGGCCTCAAGGACCGCGAAACCTTCCCGCTGGTGTTCTACCGCGAGAACTGCGCCGACATGGCCCTGCGTGCCGAAGACATCAGTGAAGCGTTCATTGCTTCCAGCAAGGCGCTGCTGATCACCGGTACCCACTTCTCCACCGACGGCGTGTACAAGGCCAGCATCCAGGCCCTGGACTACGCCGAGAAGCACAACGTCAAACGCGTGCTCGACATCGACTACCGCCCGGTGCTCTGGGGCCTGGCCGGCAAGGCCGATGGCGAAACCCGGTTTGTGGCCGACCAGAATGTCAGCCAGCACGTGCAGAAAATCCTCCCGCGTTTTGACCTGATCGTCGGCACCGAAGAAGAATTCCTGATTGCCGGTGGCAGTGAAGATTTGCTCACGGCATTGCGCACGGTGCGTGGCCTGACCTCGGCCACCCTGGTGGTCAAGCTTGGCCCCCAGGGCTGCACGGTGATCCACGGCGATATCCCGGCCCGCCTTGAAGACGGCGCGATCTACCCCGGGGTACGGGTGGAAGTACTCAACGTGCTGGGCGCCGGCGATGCCTTCATGTCCGGCTTCCTCAGCGGCTGGCTTGAAGACGCCAGCGACGAGCGCTGCAGCCAGTTGGCGAATGCCTGCGGCGGCCTGGTGGTGTCGCGCCATGCCTGCGCGCCGGCCATGCCGACCCGCGCCGAACTCGATTACCTGTTCAACAGCCCGGTGCCGATTACCCGCCCGGACCAGGACGCAGTGCTGCAACGCCTGCACCAGGTCAGCGTGCCGCGCAAGGTCTGGAAGCAGCTGTTTGTATTTGCCTTCGACCACCGCTGGCAGTTGGTGGAACTGGCCCAAAAAGGCGGCCAGGACCCGGCGCGCATCAGCGCCCTCAAGCAACTGTTTATCCAGGCCGTGGAACGGGTTGAAAGCAAACTGGCGGAGCAGGGCGTCGAGGCTGACGTCGGGATTCTGGCCGACCAACGCTTCGGCCAGGACGCGCTGAACGCCGCCAGCGGTCGCGGCTGGTGGATCGCCCGCCCGGTGGAAGTCCAGAACTCACGGCCGCTGGCCTTTGAACACGGGCGCTCGGTGGGCAGCAACCTGATTGCCTGGCCCCGGGAGCAGATCATCAAGTGCCTGGTGCAATTTCACCCCGATGACGAGCCATTGCTGCGCCTGGAACAGGAAGCGCAACTCAAGGCCCTGTATCAGGCGTCCCTGGTCAGCGGCCATGAGCTGCTGCTGGAAGTCGTGCCCCCCAAGGATCACCCGTCCACCTATCCCGACGTGCTCTATCGCAGCCTCAAGCGCCTGTACAACCTGGGCATCTACCCGGCGTGGTGGAAGATCGAGGCGCAGTCGGCCGCAGACTGGAAAAAGCTCGACGAACTGATCCAGGAACGCGATCCCTATTGCCGGGGCGTGGTGCTGCTGGGCCTGAACGCTTCCGCCGAATGCCTGGCCGATGGCTTCCAGCAAGCCAGCCAGAGCCAGACCTGCCGCGGTTTCGCCGTGGGCCGCACGATCTTCCAGGAGCCAAGCCGCGCCTGGCTGGCGGGGGAGATTGACGATCAAACCTTGATTGAGCAGGTGCAGTGCATCTTTGAGCAGTTGATTAATGCTTGGCGCAGTTCTCGAAGCTAA
- a CDS encoding MurR/RpiR family transcriptional regulator, with protein MSQSAPEDALASPPLNAERLLQLITDEYESLPRQLKRIASYMSQQSDRIMVDRISDIARECEVHPSAIVRFSQRFGFSGFSEMQALFREAYTHKTTPVQNYQQRIRSMIANKSQKASGGDLARECVNATLSGIERLGLELDDAAFDKAVDLVVNADNIYVVGVRRSFAVADYLVYNLQHTNKRIHLVSGLGGSYREQMRSVRANDLVIAISFTPYGKETQHCLRIAQHHQAKTLIITDSNLSPLAKRASTVLLVNEGSSFAFRSLSATLCLCQALFIAVAYRLELKVDEIHEQVGFDD; from the coding sequence ATGTCCCAGAGCGCCCCGGAAGACGCACTCGCCAGCCCGCCGCTGAACGCCGAGCGGTTGTTGCAGCTGATCACCGATGAATACGAGAGCCTGCCGCGCCAGCTCAAGCGCATCGCCAGCTACATGAGCCAGCAGAGCGACCGGATCATGGTCGACCGCATCAGCGACATCGCCCGTGAATGCGAAGTGCACCCGTCGGCCATCGTGCGGTTTTCCCAGCGTTTCGGGTTCAGTGGTTTCAGTGAAATGCAGGCGCTGTTCCGCGAGGCCTACACCCACAAGACCACGCCGGTGCAGAACTACCAGCAACGCATCCGCAGCATGATCGCCAACAAGTCGCAGAAAGCCAGCGGCGGCGACCTGGCGCGTGAGTGCGTGAATGCCACCCTCTCCGGGATCGAGCGCCTGGGGCTGGAACTGGATGACGCAGCCTTCGACAAGGCCGTGGACCTGGTGGTGAATGCCGACAATATCTACGTGGTGGGCGTGCGCCGCTCGTTCGCCGTGGCGGACTACCTGGTGTACAACCTGCAGCACACCAACAAGCGCATCCATCTGGTATCGGGGTTGGGCGGCAGCTATCGTGAGCAGATGCGCAGTGTGCGGGCCAACGACCTGGTGATTGCCATCAGCTTTACGCCCTACGGCAAGGAAACCCAGCACTGCCTGCGGATTGCCCAGCACCATCAGGCCAAGACCCTGATCATTACCGACAGCAACCTGTCGCCCCTGGCCAAGCGGGCGAGCACGGTGTTGCTGGTGAATGAGGGCTCGTCGTTTGCGTTCAGATCACTGAGTGCGACGCTGTGCCTGTGCCAGGCGTTGTTTATTGCCGTGGCGTATCGGCTGGAATTGAAGGTCGATGAGATTCATGAGCAGGTGGGATTCGACGACTGA
- a CDS encoding AMP-binding protein, with product MNAVSLEQTERLWLNAYLPGVPADIDAGIEDYPSLREVFLEHLHKFRDRVAYVSIGTEMTYADWEVQGIAFAAWLQDQGVKKGDRVALMMPNCLQYPICLLGTILAGAVVVNVNPLYTARELQHLLKDSGAETLVIFENFAHTLEKVVAASTVKRVVIAAIGDLLGTFKGAAMNFILRSVQKQVPRFNLPGAVRFNQVLKQGRGQTHLAVPMNREDLAFLQYTGGTTGDAKGVMLSHRNIIANLLQAKAWVGDQLDQNQQETNVTLLPLYHIFSLTVNCLMFMCLGGRNILIANPRDVKRVQMILRKERFNGIAGVNTLFNGLLENKEFCARDFSDLRMVIAGGMATHTAVAKRWKEVTGLPIIEGYGLTECSPVVSISPIDISRMREMEFTGSIGVPLPSTWVRFIREDGELAELGEQGELQVRGPQVMQGYWKRPAETAEVLDAEGWLSTGDIGVMNEQGFIRLVDRKKDMILVSGFNVYPNEIEDVVALHPGVAEVAAIGVEDGVTGERVKIIVVRKDPSLTQEQILAHCREYLTGYKVPRFVEFRTEELPKTTVGKVLRRALR from the coding sequence ATGAACGCTGTAAGCCTGGAACAGACCGAACGCCTCTGGTTGAACGCTTACCTGCCCGGCGTACCGGCAGACATCGACGCCGGCATCGAGGATTACCCGTCGTTGCGCGAGGTGTTCCTGGAGCACCTGCACAAATTCCGCGACCGCGTGGCCTACGTCAGCATCGGCACCGAAATGACCTACGCCGACTGGGAGGTGCAGGGCATCGCCTTTGCTGCGTGGCTGCAAGACCAGGGTGTGAAGAAGGGCGACCGGGTGGCGCTGATGATGCCCAACTGCTTGCAGTACCCGATCTGCCTGCTGGGCACGATTCTCGCGGGTGCGGTGGTGGTCAACGTCAACCCGCTGTACACCGCCCGGGAGCTGCAGCATTTGCTCAAGGACAGTGGCGCAGAGACCCTGGTGATCTTCGAAAACTTTGCCCACACCCTGGAGAAAGTGGTGGCCGCCAGTACCGTCAAACGTGTGGTGATCGCGGCCATCGGTGACCTGCTCGGCACCTTCAAGGGCGCGGCGATGAACTTCATCCTGCGCAGCGTGCAGAAGCAGGTGCCGCGTTTCAACCTGCCGGGGGCCGTGCGTTTCAACCAGGTGTTGAAACAGGGACGCGGGCAAACCCATCTCGCCGTGCCGATGAACCGCGAAGACCTGGCCTTCCTGCAATACACCGGCGGCACTACCGGCGATGCCAAGGGCGTCATGCTCAGCCATCGCAATATCATCGCCAACCTGTTGCAGGCCAAGGCGTGGGTCGGTGATCAGCTCGATCAGAACCAGCAGGAAACCAACGTCACCCTGCTGCCGCTGTACCACATCTTTTCCCTGACGGTGAACTGCCTGATGTTCATGTGCCTGGGCGGGCGCAACATCCTGATCGCCAACCCACGGGATGTGAAGCGGGTGCAGATGATCCTGCGCAAGGAGCGTTTCAACGGGATTGCCGGGGTGAATACGCTGTTCAACGGCCTGCTGGAAAACAAGGAATTCTGCGCCCGGGATTTTTCCGATTTGCGCATGGTGATCGCCGGCGGCATGGCCACCCATACCGCTGTGGCCAAGCGCTGGAAGGAAGTCACCGGCTTGCCGATCATCGAAGGCTACGGCCTCACTGAATGTTCGCCGGTGGTGAGCATCAGCCCCATCGACATCTCACGCATGCGCGAGATGGAATTCACCGGCAGTATCGGCGTGCCGTTGCCGTCGACCTGGGTGCGGTTCATTCGTGAGGACGGTGAGTTGGCGGAACTGGGCGAGCAGGGCGAACTGCAAGTACGCGGCCCGCAGGTGATGCAGGGTTATTGGAAACGCCCGGCGGAAACCGCCGAGGTGCTGGATGCCGAAGGGTGGCTGTCTACCGGGGACATCGGGGTGATGAATGAGCAGGGCTTCATCCGCCTGGTGGACCGCAAGAAAGACATGATCCTGGTGTCCGGGTTCAACGTGTACCCCAACGAGATCGAAGACGTGGTGGCGTTGCATCCGGGCGTGGCGGAAGTGGCGGCGATCGGGGTTGAGGATGGGGTGACCGGCGAGCGGGTCAAAATCATCGTGGTGCGCAAGGACCCAAGCTTGACCCAGGAGCAGATTCTGGCGCATTGCCGGGAATATTTGACGGGGTACAAGGTGCCGCGGTTTGTCGAGTTTCGTACTGAAGAGTTGCCCAAGACGACGGTGGGCAAGGTGTTGCGCCGGGCACTGCGCTAA